The Oreochromis niloticus isolate F11D_XX linkage group LG15, O_niloticus_UMD_NMBU, whole genome shotgun sequence genome includes a region encoding these proteins:
- the LOC100703324 gene encoding uncharacterized protein LOC100703324 isoform X1: MVCALGQVVVRVLLVAESSLCVLSIPAAQRAGNAVLELRLLFHALTKAACHLYLALLPLRRAATHFADSARYWVNHAQQGPSPPGYLHQSEPLARKGTLHFLEGMCVVCETVPNMMGAALSVGAAFCHVLQGGFYILAATLRTIQINLFSQMNGEKERWDKERLRAKEGEKKLNSKVLEYISVFCQDPVSALRIKVDVPPVYR, translated from the exons ATGGTTTGTGCTTTAGGTCAGGTGGTTGTCAGGGTACTTTTAGTCGCTGAAAGCTCGCTTTGCGTGCTCAGTATACCCGCCGCCCAGCGGGCTG GCAACGCCGTGCTTGAGCTGCGGCTGCTCTTCCACGCTCTGACCAAAGCCGCTTGTCACCTGTACCTGGCCCTGCTCCCGCTGCGCCGAGCCGCCACGCACTTCGCTGACAGCGCACGGTACTGGGTCAACCATGCCCAGCAGGGCCCCTCACCCCCAGGCTACCTCCATCAGAGCGAACCCCTGGCCAGGAAAGGCACGCTACACTTTTTGGAGGGCATGTGCGTGGTGTGCGAGACGGTGCCCAACATGATGGGCGCAGCGCTGAGCGTCGGGGCCGCTTTCTGTCATGTGCTGCAGGGAGGTTTCTACATCCTGGCGGCCACGCTCCGCACCATCCAGATCAACCTGTTCTCACAGATGAACGGCGAGAAGGAGAGGTGGGACAAAGAGCGGCTGAGGGCGAAAGAGGGCGAGAAGAAGCTCAATTCCAAAGTGCTGGAATACATCTCGGTGTTTTGTCAAGACCCCGTGAGCGCTTTACGCATCAAGGTCGACGTGCCACCCGTGTACAGATAA
- the LOC100703324 gene encoding uncharacterized protein LOC100703324 isoform X2, whose amino-acid sequence MDWWTSLAASIALLWIFCFIDGNAVLELRLLFHALTKAACHLYLALLPLRRAATHFADSARYWVNHAQQGPSPPGYLHQSEPLARKGTLHFLEGMCVVCETVPNMMGAALSVGAAFCHVLQGGFYILAATLRTIQINLFSQMNGEKERWDKERLRAKEGEKKLNSKVLEYISVFCQDPVSALRIKVDVPPVYR is encoded by the exons ATGGATTGGTGGACTTCGTTGGCAGCGAGTATTGCCCTACTCTGGATTTTCTGCTTTATAGACG GCAACGCCGTGCTTGAGCTGCGGCTGCTCTTCCACGCTCTGACCAAAGCCGCTTGTCACCTGTACCTGGCCCTGCTCCCGCTGCGCCGAGCCGCCACGCACTTCGCTGACAGCGCACGGTACTGGGTCAACCATGCCCAGCAGGGCCCCTCACCCCCAGGCTACCTCCATCAGAGCGAACCCCTGGCCAGGAAAGGCACGCTACACTTTTTGGAGGGCATGTGCGTGGTGTGCGAGACGGTGCCCAACATGATGGGCGCAGCGCTGAGCGTCGGGGCCGCTTTCTGTCATGTGCTGCAGGGAGGTTTCTACATCCTGGCGGCCACGCTCCGCACCATCCAGATCAACCTGTTCTCACAGATGAACGGCGAGAAGGAGAGGTGGGACAAAGAGCGGCTGAGGGCGAAAGAGGGCGAGAAGAAGCTCAATTCCAAAGTGCTGGAATACATCTCGGTGTTTTGTCAAGACCCCGTGAGCGCTTTACGCATCAAGGTCGACGTGCCACCCGTGTACAGATAA